From Bradyrhizobium symbiodeficiens, the proteins below share one genomic window:
- a CDS encoding ABC transporter ATP-binding protein: MAQFPKKITDDPYAAMVLVRRLVTEQGVVYWRRYLVAFALMALAAGSTAGATYVLGQVINQAYVDKNIPGIAMFSGITVILLFIKGVATYGHMVILTKISNAILATNQRQLFAKLMRESVGFFSERHSSEFLARLTAGAKSITDVLNMLVNAVGRDLMMLLAMIGVMVWQDPVMSFIGLVVVPPAMLVLRKLVKRIKGLAFNQFTGTADIMETMQESLQGIRTVKAFTLEDTMQKRIDENIAIVERNANKMARVANRSNPLMEMLGGFAVAGCLMYGGYAVVALNATPGAFFSFMTAFLMATEPAKRLARLNIDLNSQLVGARMLLEIIDSPASEHSDDDKPALKLTDARIELRDVSFSYRSGETVLNRMSFVAEPGKVTALVGPSGGGKSTVLALLLRFYEVTQGDIAIDGQSIGAISRKSLRAQTAYVGQDVYLFRDTIRNNIAFGKPGATENEIVDAAKAACAHDFIMGFPLGYDTPVGEHGTQLSGGQRQRIAVARALLKNAPIILLDEATAALDSESERQVQEAIEHLCQNRTTIVIAHRLHTIMHADSILVIEGGEIVEQGRHDELLRRGGRYASFFRLQHHDAGALAPISATA; this comes from the coding sequence ATGGCCCAGTTTCCAAAGAAAATCACCGACGATCCCTATGCGGCAATGGTTCTGGTTCGCCGCCTGGTCACGGAACAGGGGGTCGTCTATTGGCGGCGCTACCTCGTCGCCTTCGCGTTGATGGCGCTTGCCGCCGGATCGACCGCGGGCGCGACCTACGTGCTGGGCCAGGTCATCAACCAGGCTTATGTCGACAAGAACATCCCGGGCATCGCGATGTTCTCGGGCATCACGGTGATCCTGCTCTTCATCAAGGGCGTGGCGACCTACGGCCACATGGTGATCCTGACCAAGATCAGTAACGCCATCCTCGCCACCAACCAGCGGCAATTGTTCGCCAAGTTGATGCGCGAGAGCGTCGGTTTCTTCTCCGAACGGCATTCGTCCGAATTTCTGGCGCGGCTGACGGCCGGCGCGAAATCCATCACCGACGTCCTCAACATGCTGGTCAACGCGGTCGGCCGCGACCTCATGATGCTTCTCGCCATGATCGGCGTGATGGTGTGGCAGGACCCGGTGATGTCGTTCATCGGCCTCGTCGTGGTGCCGCCGGCGATGCTGGTGCTGCGCAAGCTGGTCAAGCGCATCAAGGGTCTCGCTTTCAACCAGTTCACCGGCACCGCCGACATCATGGAGACGATGCAGGAATCGCTGCAGGGCATCCGCACCGTCAAGGCGTTCACGCTCGAAGACACCATGCAGAAGCGCATCGACGAGAACATCGCGATCGTCGAGCGCAACGCCAACAAGATGGCGCGCGTCGCCAACCGCTCCAACCCGCTGATGGAGATGCTCGGCGGCTTCGCGGTCGCCGGCTGCCTGATGTACGGCGGCTATGCCGTGGTCGCACTCAACGCCACGCCCGGCGCCTTCTTCTCCTTCATGACCGCCTTCCTGATGGCGACCGAGCCGGCCAAGCGGCTGGCGCGGCTGAACATCGACCTCAACAGCCAGCTCGTCGGCGCCCGCATGCTGCTCGAGATCATCGACAGCCCGGCGAGCGAGCACTCCGACGACGACAAGCCGGCGCTGAAGCTCACCGACGCGCGGATCGAGCTGCGCGACGTCAGCTTCTCCTATCGCTCGGGCGAGACCGTGCTCAACCGCATGAGCTTCGTAGCGGAGCCCGGCAAGGTCACCGCGCTGGTCGGCCCGTCCGGCGGCGGCAAGTCCACTGTGCTGGCGCTGTTGCTGCGCTTCTACGAGGTGACGCAGGGCGACATCGCGATCGACGGCCAGTCGATCGGTGCGATCTCTCGCAAATCGCTGCGGGCGCAGACCGCCTATGTCGGGCAGGACGTCTATCTGTTCCGCGACACCATCCGCAACAACATCGCGTTCGGCAAGCCGGGCGCGACCGAGAACGAAATCGTCGACGCCGCCAAGGCAGCCTGCGCGCATGATTTCATCATGGGCTTCCCGCTCGGCTACGACACGCCGGTCGGCGAGCACGGCACCCAGCTGTCAGGCGGACAGCGCCAGCGCATCGCCGTGGCGCGCGCGCTGCTCAAGAACGCACCGATCATCCTGCTTGATGAGGCCACCGCCGCACTCGATTCCGAATCCGAACGGCAGGTGCAGGAGGCGATCGAGCATCTCTGCCAGAACCGCACCACCATCGTGATCGCGCATCGCCTGCACACCATCATGCACGCAGACAGCATCCTTGTGATCGAAGGCGGCGAAATCGTCGAGCAGGGCCGGCACGACGAGCTGCTCCGCCGCGGCGGGCGCTATGCCTCATTCTTCCGCCTGCAACATCACGATGCCGGCGCTCTGGCGCCGATCAGCGCAACCGCATAG
- a CDS encoding fumarylacetoacetate hydrolase family protein has protein sequence MNAASYVIPLPPQASLPVVGESGRYPVRRIWCVGRNYLEHIREMGNDERAPPFFFAKHADMLVPDGATIPYPPLTKDLHHEVELIVAMKSGGLNIPADKALDHVYGYAVGIDLTRRDLQIASRKKERPWEIGKSFDGSAPCSAIQPASKIGHPAKGKIWLTVNGKEAQKGDLTELIWNVPEIIWQLSQQVKLAAGDIIMTGTPAGVSQLQPGDKLECGVDGVGTLKVSIGQPE, from the coding sequence ATGAACGCCGCCTCCTACGTCATCCCGCTTCCACCCCAGGCTTCGCTTCCCGTCGTCGGCGAAAGCGGCCGTTATCCGGTGCGCCGCATCTGGTGCGTCGGCCGCAACTATCTCGAGCACATCCGCGAGATGGGCAATGACGAGCGTGCCCCGCCGTTCTTCTTCGCCAAGCACGCCGATATGCTGGTGCCCGATGGCGCCACCATTCCCTATCCACCACTGACCAAGGATTTGCATCACGAGGTCGAGCTGATCGTCGCGATGAAGAGCGGCGGACTCAACATCCCCGCCGACAAGGCGCTGGATCACGTCTACGGCTATGCCGTCGGCATCGACCTCACCCGCCGCGACCTCCAGATCGCCTCGCGCAAGAAGGAGCGTCCCTGGGAGATCGGCAAGTCGTTCGACGGCTCCGCTCCGTGCTCCGCGATCCAGCCGGCCTCCAAGATCGGCCATCCCGCCAAGGGCAAGATCTGGCTCACGGTCAACGGCAAGGAGGCTCAGAAGGGCGACCTGACCGAGCTGATCTGGAACGTGCCCGAGATCATCTGGCAGCTCTCGCAGCAGGTGAAGCTCGCCGCCGGCGACATCATCATGACCGGCACGCCCGCCGGAGTGTCGCAGCTCCAGCCCGGCGACAAGCTCGAATGCGGCGTCGACGGCGTCGGCACGCTGAAGGTCAGCATCGGCCAGCCGGAATAG
- a CDS encoding YybH family protein, giving the protein MASLPLADTEIVQFFRRWLETFAGYVREVDYASARPLFHSDVLAFGTHNDVIPGLDQWVTSQWDNVWPKTSDFRFVLEQVSILASPDGMMATVIAPWTSTGYHADGSAFPRPGRATMVFSREGDGWLCVHSHMSLNRGVPQASHANRPVKAW; this is encoded by the coding sequence ATGGCTTCCTTGCCGCTTGCGGACACCGAGATCGTGCAGTTCTTCCGCCGGTGGCTGGAAACCTTCGCAGGCTATGTCCGCGAGGTCGACTATGCGTCGGCGCGGCCGCTATTCCATTCCGACGTGCTGGCCTTCGGCACGCATAACGATGTCATCCCCGGCCTCGACCAATGGGTCACTTCGCAATGGGATAACGTCTGGCCCAAGACGAGTGACTTCCGTTTCGTGCTCGAGCAAGTTTCGATCCTGGCATCCCCCGACGGCATGATGGCGACGGTCATCGCGCCGTGGACGAGCACGGGCTATCATGCCGATGGCAGCGCGTTTCCGCGCCCTGGTCGCGCGACGATGGTGTTTTCGAGAGAAGGTGATGGCTGGCTGTGCGTGCATTCGCACATGTCACTCAATCGTGGTGTGCCGCAGGCCAGCCACGCCAATCGACCGGTAAAAGCCTGGTAG
- a CDS encoding aspartyl/asparaginyl beta-hydroxylase domain-containing protein, with protein MVKQLFAPQLVILYVLAASTIYVHFRGKQRLRFARQLGDHSTYLAPYNVLMYAGSAVPNKPVIPVEQFPELKPLSENWETIRDEAVRLFDEGFIRAAAKNNDWGFYSFFKSGWKRFYLKWYDDFLPSANTLCPKTVELLKSIPSVHGAMFAMLPPGGKLGAHRDPFAGSLRYHLGLVTPNSNKCRILVDGVECVWRDGEAFMFDETFIHSAENATDVNRIILFCDVERPMKYGFMTAINRWVSHHIVKASATQNVEGENVGLLNKVFGKLYEIHLASRKVKAWNRNVYYTLKYSLTALILGLIVFSALR; from the coding sequence ATGGTGAAACAGCTTTTTGCGCCGCAACTTGTCATTTTGTATGTGCTGGCGGCCTCCACGATTTACGTTCACTTCCGCGGCAAGCAGCGGCTGCGCTTTGCGCGCCAGCTCGGCGATCACTCGACCTACCTCGCCCCCTACAATGTGCTGATGTACGCCGGCTCTGCCGTTCCGAACAAACCGGTGATCCCGGTCGAGCAGTTTCCCGAGCTGAAACCCCTCAGCGAGAACTGGGAAACGATCCGCGACGAGGCCGTGCGTCTGTTCGACGAAGGTTTCATCCGCGCGGCCGCGAAGAACAACGACTGGGGCTTCTACTCGTTCTTCAAGAGCGGCTGGAAGCGGTTTTACCTGAAATGGTACGACGACTTCCTGCCGTCGGCGAACACGCTGTGCCCGAAGACGGTGGAGCTGCTCAAGTCGATCCCGAGCGTGCATGGGGCGATGTTCGCGATGCTGCCGCCGGGCGGCAAGCTCGGCGCGCACCGCGATCCCTTTGCCGGCTCGCTGCGCTATCACCTCGGCCTGGTCACGCCGAACTCGAACAAGTGCCGCATCCTGGTCGACGGCGTCGAATGCGTCTGGCGCGACGGCGAGGCCTTCATGTTCGACGAGACCTTCATCCACAGCGCCGAGAACGCCACCGACGTCAACCGCATCATCCTGTTCTGCGACGTCGAGCGCCCGATGAAGTATGGCTTCATGACCGCGATCAACCGCTGGGTCAGCCATCACATCGTCAAGGCGTCGGCGACCCAGAACGTCGAGGGCGAGAATGTCGGCTTACTCAACAAGGTGTTCGGCAAGCTCTACGAGATCCATCTCGCCAGCCGCAAGGTCAAGGCGTGGAACCGCAACGTCTACTACACGCTGAAGTACTCGCTGACGGCGCTGATCCTCGGCCTCATTGTGTTTTCGGCGTTGAGGTAG
- a CDS encoding LysR family transcriptional regulator, with protein sequence MDRLDAMNVFVLAVDEGSLAAAGRKLGRSPAAVSRAIAFLEERVGAELLHRTTRSIKLSEEGERYLAICRRVLAELEEADDIAAGPRTAPRGLLTITAPVVSGEMVLRPILDAFLDSYPTVSAKLLLFDRAVNLIEEGVDIALRIGPLADSTMVAMRVGEISRVVVAAPRYLKQHPRITEPGDLAKHQIVAMAHLPNSWTFVPQAGSSAARTVQFTPRLVVNSTYAAVASAVAGRGVARMYSYQVAEQVARGELEIVLAGDEDPEMPAHLICPQGRLSVPKVRAFTDFAVPRLKKQFAQLKKSMAAR encoded by the coding sequence ATGGATCGTCTGGATGCGATGAATGTGTTCGTCCTCGCGGTGGACGAGGGAAGCCTCGCGGCCGCAGGGCGCAAGCTTGGCCGCTCACCGGCAGCGGTCAGCCGCGCCATCGCTTTCCTGGAAGAGCGGGTCGGCGCCGAGCTGCTGCACCGGACGACACGATCGATCAAGCTGAGCGAGGAGGGCGAGCGCTATCTCGCGATCTGCCGCCGCGTACTCGCGGAGCTGGAGGAGGCCGACGACATTGCCGCCGGACCGCGCACGGCGCCGCGCGGCCTGCTCACGATCACCGCCCCTGTTGTGTCTGGCGAGATGGTACTGCGGCCGATCCTCGATGCGTTTCTCGATTCCTATCCGACGGTGTCGGCAAAGCTTCTGCTGTTCGACCGTGCGGTCAACCTGATCGAGGAAGGCGTCGATATCGCGCTCCGCATCGGGCCTCTCGCGGATTCAACGATGGTGGCGATGCGGGTCGGCGAGATCAGCCGCGTCGTCGTGGCGGCGCCGCGCTATCTCAAGCAGCACCCGCGCATCACCGAGCCCGGCGATCTTGCCAAGCATCAGATCGTGGCAATGGCGCATCTTCCGAACTCCTGGACCTTTGTGCCGCAGGCCGGCTCGTCGGCGGCCCGGACGGTGCAGTTTACTCCGCGCCTCGTCGTCAACAGCACTTATGCGGCGGTGGCCTCCGCCGTGGCCGGGCGCGGGGTGGCGCGGATGTATTCCTACCAGGTGGCAGAGCAGGTCGCGCGCGGCGAGCTCGAGATCGTACTGGCCGGCGACGAGGATCCGGAGATGCCCGCGCATTTGATCTGCCCGCAGGGCAGGCTTTCGGTGCCCAAGGTGCGTGCCTTCACCGACTTTGCGGTGCCGCGGCTGAAGAAGCAATTTGCCCAGCTCAAGAAGAGCATGGCTGCGCGATGA
- a CDS encoding SDR family NAD(P)-dependent oxidoreductase translates to MGIEQKVAIITGASQGIGAALVKGFRDRNYRVVATARSIKPSGDDDVLAVPGDISDRATAERVVSQAVARFGRVDTLVNNAGIFVAKPFTQYTAEDYAAVMGTNVAGFFNVTQLAIAEMEKQGSGHVVQITTTLVEQANSNVPSVLASLSKGGLSAATKSLAIEYAKRGIRVNAVSPGIIKSPMHPVETHAQLSALHPVGHMGEMSDIVDAVLYLEGASFVTGEILHVDGGQSAGH, encoded by the coding sequence ATGGGTATCGAACAGAAGGTCGCCATCATCACCGGAGCATCGCAGGGCATCGGCGCCGCCCTGGTCAAGGGTTTTCGTGATCGCAACTACCGCGTCGTGGCAACGGCCCGCTCCATCAAGCCGTCGGGCGACGACGATGTTCTCGCCGTTCCCGGCGACATCTCGGATAGAGCCACCGCCGAGCGCGTGGTCTCGCAAGCCGTCGCCCGCTTCGGCCGAGTCGACACGCTGGTGAACAATGCCGGCATCTTCGTCGCAAAGCCGTTCACGCAGTACACGGCCGAAGACTATGCGGCGGTGATGGGGACCAATGTCGCAGGTTTCTTCAACGTCACGCAGCTCGCCATCGCCGAGATGGAAAAGCAGGGTTCTGGCCACGTCGTCCAGATCACCACCACCCTGGTCGAACAGGCGAACTCGAACGTCCCCTCGGTGCTGGCCTCGCTGAGCAAGGGCGGACTGAGCGCCGCGACCAAGTCGCTCGCGATCGAATATGCCAAGCGCGGCATCCGCGTCAACGCGGTCTCCCCCGGCATCATCAAGTCGCCGATGCATCCGGTCGAGACGCATGCCCAGCTCAGCGCGCTGCACCCGGTCGGCCATATGGGCGAGATGTCCGACATCGTCGATGCCGTGCTCTATCTCGAGGGTGCTTCCTTCGTCACCGGCGAGATCCTGCATGTCGACGGCGGCCAGAGCGCCGGCCACTGA
- a CDS encoding tautomerase family protein, producing the protein MPIVTIQVTREGTTPGAASITAEEKAALIKGSSQLLLDVLGKPLDSTFVVIEEVDLDNWGWGGLPVPEFRRRRAQTG; encoded by the coding sequence ATGCCCATCGTCACCATTCAAGTGACCCGCGAGGGAACGACGCCGGGAGCGGCGTCGATCACGGCGGAGGAAAAGGCCGCCCTGATCAAGGGATCGAGCCAGCTGTTGCTCGACGTGCTCGGCAAGCCGCTCGATTCCACCTTCGTCGTGATCGAGGAAGTCGACCTGGATAATTGGGGCTGGGGCGGCCTGCCCGTGCCTGAATTCCGGCGCCGCCGCGCCCAGACCGGATGA
- a CDS encoding YbfB/YjiJ family MFS transporter, with product MTNADTKQHIETRLHPQPGSDSRSTSQRTWRYAVAGLSASLVGLGLARFSYTPLIPALIAAKWFSASDVVYLGAANLAGYLAGALAARAVASRIGAVPALRAMMLLATLSFFASSAPVSFTWFFAWRFLSGLTGGIIMVLAASVILPHTSPARRGIVGGVIFAGVGLGVAASGTLVPLLLQQGLQQSWYGLGALSALLTLASWWNWPADAKGNAAPSHQAKPHRASPAARALLVQYGLNAVALVPHMVFIVDFVARGLGQGIAAGSHYWVLYGLGAIVGPLATGHLGDRSGFGPALRAAFLIEAAAVLLPTVSTAPVSLIVSSVVVGAFTPGIVPLVLGRIHELVPHSAEQQRATWSHATTSFALFQAAAAYGFSWIYAQTGGDYLVLFGLGGAAVVLALAIDLALALTTRKA from the coding sequence ATGACCAACGCAGATACGAAGCAACACATCGAGACCCGGCTGCACCCGCAGCCGGGATCAGACTCAAGGTCAACTTCACAAAGAACCTGGCGATATGCCGTGGCGGGCTTGTCCGCGTCATTGGTCGGCCTTGGCCTCGCGCGCTTTTCCTATACCCCGCTGATCCCGGCCCTGATCGCTGCAAAATGGTTCAGCGCATCAGACGTCGTCTATCTCGGTGCGGCGAACCTTGCCGGCTATCTCGCCGGCGCGCTCGCCGCACGGGCTGTCGCTTCGCGCATCGGCGCGGTCCCTGCGCTGCGAGCGATGATGCTGCTGGCGACCCTCTCCTTCTTCGCCAGTTCGGCACCGGTGTCGTTTACCTGGTTCTTCGCCTGGCGCTTTCTGTCAGGTCTCACCGGCGGCATCATCATGGTGCTGGCGGCTTCCGTCATTCTGCCGCACACCTCACCCGCACGGCGCGGCATCGTCGGCGGCGTGATCTTTGCCGGCGTCGGCCTCGGCGTCGCAGCATCGGGCACGCTGGTGCCGCTCTTGTTGCAACAGGGCCTGCAGCAGAGCTGGTATGGCCTTGGCGCGCTCTCGGCCCTCCTCACGCTCGCGAGCTGGTGGAACTGGCCTGCTGACGCCAAGGGCAATGCGGCTCCTTCGCATCAGGCAAAGCCCCATCGAGCCTCGCCCGCCGCCCGCGCGCTGCTGGTCCAATACGGTCTCAACGCGGTAGCGCTGGTGCCGCACATGGTTTTCATCGTCGACTTCGTGGCCCGTGGCCTTGGCCAGGGAATTGCCGCGGGATCGCACTACTGGGTGCTTTACGGCCTTGGCGCGATCGTCGGTCCGCTCGCCACCGGCCATCTCGGTGACCGGTCCGGATTTGGACCGGCATTGCGCGCGGCCTTCCTGATCGAGGCGGCCGCTGTGCTGCTGCCGACCGTCAGCACCGCGCCGGTTTCGCTGATCGTATCGAGTGTTGTGGTCGGCGCCTTCACGCCGGGCATCGTGCCCCTGGTGCTCGGTCGCATCCACGAACTCGTGCCGCATTCGGCCGAACAACAGCGCGCGACCTGGAGCCACGCCACTACGAGCTTTGCGCTGTTCCAGGCCGCAGCGGCCTACGGGTTCTCGTGGATCTATGCGCAGACCGGTGGCGACTATCTGGTCCTGTTCGGACTCGGCGGTGCGGCGGTGGTGCTGGCACTGGCGATCGACCTTGCACTGGCACTTACCACACGCAAGGCATGA
- a CDS encoding flavin-containing monooxygenase, producing the protein MQQEHFDVLIVGAGLSGIGAGYHLQKKCPGKSYVILEGRDCIGGTWDLFRYPGIRSDSDMFTLGYSFKPWTDPKAIADGPQILNYVRETAAENGIEKHIRFRHRVKRASWSTPDARWTIEAERITGEGATELVRFTCNFLFMCSGYYKYEAGYTPEFKGSADFAGRIVHPQKWTEDIDYAGKRVVVIGSGATAVTLVPELAKKAAQVTMLQRSPTYVVSRPAQDPVANKIRRNLPTRLAYHVIRWRNVMWGMFFFQLSRRRPAKVKELVLKGVQMALGPDYDVATHFTPRYNPWDQRLCLVPDGDLFAAIREQRATVVTSEIDTFTSDGIRLKDGSELAADIVVTATGLVLQVVGGLDVSVDGRAVDFANTLTYKGMMYADVPNMASAFGYTNASWTLKCDLTCEYVCRLINYMDRHNFRQCMPHNDDPEITAQPSLDFTSGYVQRSVAKMPKQGSKQPWRLYQNYALDIVSLRFGRIDDGVMRYS; encoded by the coding sequence ATGCAACAAGAACATTTCGACGTCCTCATCGTCGGTGCCGGCCTGTCCGGCATCGGCGCGGGCTATCATTTGCAGAAGAAGTGCCCGGGCAAGAGCTACGTCATTCTGGAGGGGCGCGACTGCATCGGCGGCACCTGGGACCTGTTCCGCTATCCCGGCATCCGTTCGGACAGCGACATGTTCACGCTCGGCTATTCCTTCAAGCCGTGGACCGATCCGAAGGCGATCGCAGACGGGCCGCAGATCCTGAACTATGTGCGTGAGACCGCGGCCGAGAACGGCATCGAGAAGCACATCCGCTTCCGCCATCGCGTCAAGCGCGCTTCGTGGTCGACGCCGGACGCACGCTGGACCATCGAGGCTGAACGCATCACGGGGGAGGGCGCGACCGAGCTGGTGCGCTTCACCTGCAATTTCCTCTTCATGTGCTCGGGTTATTACAAATACGAGGCGGGCTACACGCCGGAGTTCAAGGGCTCCGCCGATTTCGCCGGGCGCATCGTCCATCCGCAGAAATGGACCGAGGACATCGACTACGCGGGCAAGCGCGTCGTGGTGATCGGGTCGGGCGCGACCGCGGTGACGCTGGTGCCGGAGCTCGCCAAGAAGGCGGCACAGGTCACCATGCTGCAGCGTTCGCCGACCTATGTGGTGTCGCGTCCGGCGCAGGATCCCGTCGCCAACAAGATCCGCCGTAATTTGCCGACGCGGCTTGCCTATCATGTCATCCGCTGGCGCAACGTGATGTGGGGAATGTTCTTCTTCCAGCTTAGCCGGCGCCGTCCTGCGAAGGTCAAGGAGCTGGTCCTCAAGGGCGTGCAGATGGCGCTCGGCCCGGACTACGACGTCGCCACCCATTTCACGCCGCGCTACAATCCCTGGGACCAGCGGTTGTGCCTGGTGCCGGACGGCGATCTGTTCGCGGCGATCCGCGAGCAGCGCGCCACCGTTGTCACCAGCGAGATCGACACGTTCACGAGCGACGGCATTCGCCTGAAGGATGGCAGCGAACTGGCCGCCGACATCGTCGTGACGGCGACCGGGCTGGTGCTGCAGGTCGTCGGCGGTCTCGACGTCAGTGTCGACGGCCGTGCCGTCGATTTCGCCAATACGCTGACCTACAAGGGCATGATGTATGCCGACGTGCCCAACATGGCCTCGGCGTTCGGCTACACCAATGCGTCCTGGACGCTGAAATGCGACCTCACCTGCGAATATGTCTGCCGGCTCATCAACTACATGGACCGGCACAATTTCCGCCAGTGCATGCCGCATAATGACGACCCGGAGATCACGGCACAGCCCTCGCTGGACTTCACCTCGGGTTATGTGCAGCGTTCGGTGGCCAAGATGCCGAAGCAGGGCTCGAAGCAGCCGTGGCGGCTGTACCAGAACTACGCGCTCGACATCGTCTCCTTGCGCTTCGGCCGGATCGACGACGGCGTGATGCGATATTCCTGA
- the ahcY gene encoding adenosylhomocysteinase, translating into MNAKPGFTDYIVKDISLADFGRKELSLAETEMPGLMATREEYGPKQPLKGARIAGSLHMTIQTGVLIETLAALGADIRWVSCNIYSTQDHAAAAIAAAGIPVFAVKGETLAEYWDYTAKLFDWHGGGHPNMILDDGGDATMYVHLGLRAEKGDTAFLDKPGSEEEEVFFALLKKQLKEKPKGYFAAIAESIKGVSEETTTGVHRLYDMQKAGTLLWPAINVNDSVTKSKFDNLYGCRESLVDGIRRGTDVMMSGKVAMVAGFGDVGKGSAASLRQAGCRVMVSEVDPICALQAAMEGYEVVTMEDAAPRADIFVTATGNKDIITIEHMRAMKDRAIVCNIGHFDNEIQIAGLRNLKWTNIKPQVDEIEFPDKHRIIMLSEGRLVNLGNAMGHPSFVMSASFTNQTLAQIELYANNKDGKYKKEVYVLPKSLDEKVARLHLAKIGVKLTELRKDQADYIGVKQEGPYKSDHYRY; encoded by the coding sequence ATGAACGCGAAGCCCGGCTTCACCGATTACATCGTCAAGGACATTTCGCTCGCCGATTTCGGCCGCAAGGAGCTCTCGCTGGCCGAGACTGAGATGCCCGGCCTGATGGCCACCCGCGAGGAGTACGGCCCGAAGCAGCCGCTGAAGGGTGCCCGCATCGCCGGCTCGCTGCACATGACGATCCAGACCGGCGTGCTGATCGAGACGCTGGCGGCCCTCGGCGCCGACATCCGCTGGGTCTCCTGCAACATCTATTCGACGCAGGACCACGCCGCAGCGGCGATCGCAGCCGCCGGCATTCCGGTGTTCGCGGTCAAGGGCGAGACGCTGGCCGAGTACTGGGACTACACCGCAAAACTGTTCGACTGGCACGGCGGCGGCCACCCGAACATGATCCTCGACGACGGCGGTGACGCCACCATGTACGTCCATCTCGGCCTGCGCGCCGAGAAGGGCGATACCGCCTTCCTCGACAAGCCCGGTTCGGAAGAAGAGGAAGTCTTCTTCGCGCTGTTGAAGAAGCAGCTCAAGGAGAAGCCGAAGGGCTACTTCGCCGCGATTGCCGAGAGCATCAAGGGCGTCTCCGAAGAGACCACCACGGGCGTGCATCGTCTCTATGACATGCAGAAGGCCGGTACGCTGCTGTGGCCCGCCATCAACGTCAACGACAGCGTCACCAAGTCGAAGTTCGACAACCTCTATGGCTGCCGTGAATCGCTGGTCGACGGCATCCGCCGCGGCACCGACGTGATGATGTCGGGCAAGGTCGCGATGGTCGCCGGCTTCGGCGACGTCGGCAAGGGGTCGGCGGCCTCGCTGCGCCAGGCCGGCTGCCGCGTGATGGTGTCGGAAGTCGATCCGATCTGCGCGCTGCAGGCCGCGATGGAAGGCTACGAAGTCGTGACCATGGAAGACGCGGCGCCGCGCGCCGACATCTTCGTCACCGCGACCGGCAACAAGGACATCATCACCATCGAGCACATGCGCGCGATGAAGGATCGCGCCATCGTCTGCAACATCGGTCACTTCGACAACGAGATCCAGATCGCGGGTCTGCGTAACCTGAAATGGACCAACATCAAGCCGCAGGTCGACGAGATCGAATTCCCCGACAAGCACCGCATCATCATGCTGTCGGAAGGCCGCCTCGTGAACCTCGGCAACGCGATGGGCCATCCGTCCTTCGTGATGTCGGCCTCCTTCACCAACCAGACGCTGGCGCAGATCGAGCTTTACGCCAACAACAAGGACGGCAAGTACAAGAAGGAGGTCTATGTGCTGCCGAAGTCGCTCGACGAGAAGGTCGCGCGTCTTCACCTCGCCAAGATCGGCGTCAAGCTCACCGAGCTCCGCAAGGACCAGGCCGACTACATCGGCGTCAAGCAGGAAGGTCCTTACAAGAGCGATCACTACCGGTACTGA